A single Strix aluco isolate bStrAlu1 chromosome 20, bStrAlu1.hap1, whole genome shotgun sequence DNA region contains:
- the NR6A1 gene encoding nuclear receptor subfamily 6 group A member 1 isoform X3 translates to MELEPPAELPEPRAAAKGPPRNATDVEQMSSSSPVLPMNSMGNERVDQRTCLICGDRATGLHYGIISCEGCKGFFKRSICNKRVYRCSRDKNCVMSRKQRNRCQYCRLLKCLQMGMNRKAIREDGMPGGRNKSIGPVQISEEEIERIMSGQEFEGEANMSWSNNGDSDHSSPGNGVSESNQPSPVSTPSSRSVELNGFAALRDQYIGTPVSTHYQYLPHLFSYSAHSALLPPQPRSLDPQSHSLINQLVSAEDLEPLSTPMLIEDGYKVTQAELFALLCRLADELLFRQIAWIKKLPFFCELSIKDYTCLLSSTWQELILLSSLTVYSKQIFGDLADVTSKYSPSDDELHRFSEEGMEVMERLIYLFRKFNQLKVSNEEYACMKAINFLNQDIRGLTNASQLEQLNKRYWYVCQDFTEYKYPHQPNRFPDLMMCLPEIRYIAGKMVNVPLEQLPLLFKAVLHSCKTSVSKE, encoded by the exons atGAGCGGGTGGATCAGCGAACCTGCCTGATCTGCGGGGACAGAGCTACGGGGCTGCACTATGGGATCATCTCCTGCGAGGGCTGCAAGGGGTTCTTCAAAAGGAGCATCTGCAACAAGCGGGTTTACAGATGCAGTCGAGACAAGAACTGCGTCATGTCACGCAAACAGCGCAACAGGTGCCAGTACTGCCGGCTGCTCAAATGCCTCCAGATGGGGATGAACCGGAAAG caatCAGAGAAGATGGCATGCCAGGAGGCAGAAACAAAAGCATCGGACCTGTCCAG ATATCAGAGGAAGAGATTGAGAGAATTATGTCTGGGCAAGAATTTGAGGGAGAGGCAAACATGTCATGGAGCAACAACGGAGACAGTGACCATAGTTCCCCTGGAAATGGAGTTTCTGAGAGCAACCAGCCTTCACCTGTTTCTACTCCATCTTCAAG GTCTGTGGAGCTGAATGGATTCGCTGCACTCAGGGATCAGTACATCGGGACGCCGGTGTCCACGCACTATCAGTACCTCCCGCACCTTTTTAGCTATTCTGCCCACTCGGCGCTGCTGCCCCCCCAGCCGCGCAGCCTGGACCCCCAGTCGCACAGTCTCATCAATCAGTTGGTGTCAGCGGAGGATCTGGAGCCACTCAGCACGCCGATGCTCATCGAGGACGG GTATAAAGTGACTCAGGCAGAGCTGTTTGCGTTGTTGTGTCGTCTGGCGGATGAGTTGCTTTTCAGGCAGATTGCTTGGATCAAGAAGCTGCCGTTCTTCTGCGAACTCTCCATCAAGGACTATACCTGCCTGCTCAGCTCTACGTGGCAGGAGCTGATCCTGCTCTCCTCGCTGACTGTTTACAGCAAGCAGATCTTTGGTGACCTTGCGGACGTCACCTCCAAGTACTCTCCCTCTGATGACGAGCTGCACAG ATTCAGTGAAGAGGGGATGGAGGTGATGGAGCGATTGATCTACCTCTTTCGCAAATTTAACCAGTTGAAGGTCAGCAACGAGGAGTACGCGTGTATGAAAGCCATTAACTTTCTAAATCAAG ACATCAGGGGTCTGACTAACGCGTCCCAGCTGGAGCAGCTGAACAAGCGGTATTGGTACGTTTGCCAGGACTTCACGGAGTACAAATACCCACACCAGCCAAACCGTTTTCCGGATTTAATGATGTGTTTGCCAGAGATACGATATATTGCAG GAAAAATGGTGAACGTCCCCCTGGAGCAGCTGCCTCTCCTTTTTAAGGCCGTTCTACATTCCTGCAAGACGAGCGTGAGCAAAGAGTGA
- the NR6A1 gene encoding nuclear receptor subfamily 6 group A member 1 isoform X1 has translation MELEPPAELPEPRAAAKGPPRNDERVDQRTCLICGDRATGLHYGIISCEGCKGFFKRSICNKRVYRCSRDKNCVMSRKQRNRCQYCRLLKCLQMGMNRKAIREDGMPGGRNKSIGPVQISEEEIERIMSGQEFEGEANMSWSNNGDSDHSSPGNGVSESNQPSPVSTPSSSRSVELNGFAALRDQYIGTPVSTHYQYLPHLFSYSAHSALLPPQPRSLDPQSHSLINQLVSAEDLEPLSTPMLIEDGYKVTQAELFALLCRLADELLFRQIAWIKKLPFFCELSIKDYTCLLSSTWQELILLSSLTVYSKQIFGDLADVTSKYSPSDDELHRFSEEGMEVMERLIYLFRKFNQLKVSNEEYACMKAINFLNQDIRGLTNASQLEQLNKRYWYVCQDFTEYKYPHQPNRFPDLMMCLPEIRYIAGRPCDAGGRGIVSYSQGDVPCSDLPPFKYFGKMVNVPLEQLPLLFKAVLHSCKTSVSKE, from the exons atGAGCGGGTGGATCAGCGAACCTGCCTGATCTGCGGGGACAGAGCTACGGGGCTGCACTATGGGATCATCTCCTGCGAGGGCTGCAAGGGGTTCTTCAAAAGGAGCATCTGCAACAAGCGGGTTTACAGATGCAGTCGAGACAAGAACTGCGTCATGTCACGCAAACAGCGCAACAGGTGCCAGTACTGCCGGCTGCTCAAATGCCTCCAGATGGGGATGAACCGGAAAG caatCAGAGAAGATGGCATGCCAGGAGGCAGAAACAAAAGCATCGGACCTGTCCAG ATATCAGAGGAAGAGATTGAGAGAATTATGTCTGGGCAAGAATTTGAGGGAGAGGCAAACATGTCATGGAGCAACAACGGAGACAGTGACCATAGTTCCCCTGGAAATGGAGTTTCTGAGAGCAACCAGCCTTCACCTGTTTCTACTCCATCTTCAAG tagGTCTGTGGAGCTGAATGGATTCGCTGCACTCAGGGATCAGTACATCGGGACGCCGGTGTCCACGCACTATCAGTACCTCCCGCACCTTTTTAGCTATTCTGCCCACTCGGCGCTGCTGCCCCCCCAGCCGCGCAGCCTGGACCCCCAGTCGCACAGTCTCATCAATCAGTTGGTGTCAGCGGAGGATCTGGAGCCACTCAGCACGCCGATGCTCATCGAGGACGG GTATAAAGTGACTCAGGCAGAGCTGTTTGCGTTGTTGTGTCGTCTGGCGGATGAGTTGCTTTTCAGGCAGATTGCTTGGATCAAGAAGCTGCCGTTCTTCTGCGAACTCTCCATCAAGGACTATACCTGCCTGCTCAGCTCTACGTGGCAGGAGCTGATCCTGCTCTCCTCGCTGACTGTTTACAGCAAGCAGATCTTTGGTGACCTTGCGGACGTCACCTCCAAGTACTCTCCCTCTGATGACGAGCTGCACAG ATTCAGTGAAGAGGGGATGGAGGTGATGGAGCGATTGATCTACCTCTTTCGCAAATTTAACCAGTTGAAGGTCAGCAACGAGGAGTACGCGTGTATGAAAGCCATTAACTTTCTAAATCAAG ACATCAGGGGTCTGACTAACGCGTCCCAGCTGGAGCAGCTGAACAAGCGGTATTGGTACGTTTGCCAGGACTTCACGGAGTACAAATACCCACACCAGCCAAACCGTTTTCCGGATTTAATGATGTGTTTGCCAGAGATACGATATATTGCAG GTCGTCCCTGTGACGCTGGCGGACGTGGCATCGTGTCCTACTCCCAGGGAGACGTACCTTGCTCTGACCTGCCACCCTTTAAGTACTTTG GAAAAATGGTGAACGTCCCCCTGGAGCAGCTGCCTCTCCTTTTTAAGGCCGTTCTACATTCCTGCAAGACGAGCGTGAGCAAAGAGTGA
- the NR6A1 gene encoding nuclear receptor subfamily 6 group A member 1 isoform X2, which translates to MELEPPAELPEPRAAAKGPPRNATDVEQMSSSSPVLPMNSMGNERVDQRTCLICGDRATGLHYGIISCEGCKGFFKRSICNKRVYRCSRDKNCVMSRKQRNRCQYCRLLKCLQMGMNRKAIREDGMPGGRNKSIGPVQISEEEIERIMSGQEFEGEANMSWSNNGDSDHSSPGNGVSESNQPSPVSTPSSSRSVELNGFAALRDQYIGTPVSTHYQYLPHLFSYSAHSALLPPQPRSLDPQSHSLINQLVSAEDLEPLSTPMLIEDGYKVTQAELFALLCRLADELLFRQIAWIKKLPFFCELSIKDYTCLLSSTWQELILLSSLTVYSKQIFGDLADVTSKYSPSDDELHRFSEEGMEVMERLIYLFRKFNQLKVSNEEYACMKAINFLNQDIRGLTNASQLEQLNKRYWYVCQDFTEYKYPHQPNRFPDLMMCLPEIRYIAGKMVNVPLEQLPLLFKAVLHSCKTSVSKE; encoded by the exons atGAGCGGGTGGATCAGCGAACCTGCCTGATCTGCGGGGACAGAGCTACGGGGCTGCACTATGGGATCATCTCCTGCGAGGGCTGCAAGGGGTTCTTCAAAAGGAGCATCTGCAACAAGCGGGTTTACAGATGCAGTCGAGACAAGAACTGCGTCATGTCACGCAAACAGCGCAACAGGTGCCAGTACTGCCGGCTGCTCAAATGCCTCCAGATGGGGATGAACCGGAAAG caatCAGAGAAGATGGCATGCCAGGAGGCAGAAACAAAAGCATCGGACCTGTCCAG ATATCAGAGGAAGAGATTGAGAGAATTATGTCTGGGCAAGAATTTGAGGGAGAGGCAAACATGTCATGGAGCAACAACGGAGACAGTGACCATAGTTCCCCTGGAAATGGAGTTTCTGAGAGCAACCAGCCTTCACCTGTTTCTACTCCATCTTCAAG tagGTCTGTGGAGCTGAATGGATTCGCTGCACTCAGGGATCAGTACATCGGGACGCCGGTGTCCACGCACTATCAGTACCTCCCGCACCTTTTTAGCTATTCTGCCCACTCGGCGCTGCTGCCCCCCCAGCCGCGCAGCCTGGACCCCCAGTCGCACAGTCTCATCAATCAGTTGGTGTCAGCGGAGGATCTGGAGCCACTCAGCACGCCGATGCTCATCGAGGACGG GTATAAAGTGACTCAGGCAGAGCTGTTTGCGTTGTTGTGTCGTCTGGCGGATGAGTTGCTTTTCAGGCAGATTGCTTGGATCAAGAAGCTGCCGTTCTTCTGCGAACTCTCCATCAAGGACTATACCTGCCTGCTCAGCTCTACGTGGCAGGAGCTGATCCTGCTCTCCTCGCTGACTGTTTACAGCAAGCAGATCTTTGGTGACCTTGCGGACGTCACCTCCAAGTACTCTCCCTCTGATGACGAGCTGCACAG ATTCAGTGAAGAGGGGATGGAGGTGATGGAGCGATTGATCTACCTCTTTCGCAAATTTAACCAGTTGAAGGTCAGCAACGAGGAGTACGCGTGTATGAAAGCCATTAACTTTCTAAATCAAG ACATCAGGGGTCTGACTAACGCGTCCCAGCTGGAGCAGCTGAACAAGCGGTATTGGTACGTTTGCCAGGACTTCACGGAGTACAAATACCCACACCAGCCAAACCGTTTTCCGGATTTAATGATGTGTTTGCCAGAGATACGATATATTGCAG GAAAAATGGTGAACGTCCCCCTGGAGCAGCTGCCTCTCCTTTTTAAGGCCGTTCTACATTCCTGCAAGACGAGCGTGAGCAAAGAGTGA
- the NR6A1 gene encoding nuclear receptor subfamily 6 group A member 1 isoform X4, giving the protein MNERVDQRTCLICGDRATGLHYGIISCEGCKGFFKRSICNKRVYRCSRDKNCVMSRKQRNRCQYCRLLKCLQMGMNRKAIREDGMPGGRNKSIGPVQISEEEIERIMSGQEFEGEANMSWSNNGDSDHSSPGNGVSESNQPSPVSTPSSSRSVELNGFAALRDQYIGTPVSTHYQYLPHLFSYSAHSALLPPQPRSLDPQSHSLINQLVSAEDLEPLSTPMLIEDGYKVTQAELFALLCRLADELLFRQIAWIKKLPFFCELSIKDYTCLLSSTWQELILLSSLTVYSKQIFGDLADVTSKYSPSDDELHRFSEEGMEVMERLIYLFRKFNQLKVSNEEYACMKAINFLNQDIRGLTNASQLEQLNKRYWYVCQDFTEYKYPHQPNRFPDLMMCLPEIRYIAGRPCDAGGRGIVSYSQGDVPCSDLPPFKYFGKMVNVPLEQLPLLFKAVLHSCKTSVSKE; this is encoded by the exons ATGA atGAGCGGGTGGATCAGCGAACCTGCCTGATCTGCGGGGACAGAGCTACGGGGCTGCACTATGGGATCATCTCCTGCGAGGGCTGCAAGGGGTTCTTCAAAAGGAGCATCTGCAACAAGCGGGTTTACAGATGCAGTCGAGACAAGAACTGCGTCATGTCACGCAAACAGCGCAACAGGTGCCAGTACTGCCGGCTGCTCAAATGCCTCCAGATGGGGATGAACCGGAAAG caatCAGAGAAGATGGCATGCCAGGAGGCAGAAACAAAAGCATCGGACCTGTCCAG ATATCAGAGGAAGAGATTGAGAGAATTATGTCTGGGCAAGAATTTGAGGGAGAGGCAAACATGTCATGGAGCAACAACGGAGACAGTGACCATAGTTCCCCTGGAAATGGAGTTTCTGAGAGCAACCAGCCTTCACCTGTTTCTACTCCATCTTCAAG tagGTCTGTGGAGCTGAATGGATTCGCTGCACTCAGGGATCAGTACATCGGGACGCCGGTGTCCACGCACTATCAGTACCTCCCGCACCTTTTTAGCTATTCTGCCCACTCGGCGCTGCTGCCCCCCCAGCCGCGCAGCCTGGACCCCCAGTCGCACAGTCTCATCAATCAGTTGGTGTCAGCGGAGGATCTGGAGCCACTCAGCACGCCGATGCTCATCGAGGACGG GTATAAAGTGACTCAGGCAGAGCTGTTTGCGTTGTTGTGTCGTCTGGCGGATGAGTTGCTTTTCAGGCAGATTGCTTGGATCAAGAAGCTGCCGTTCTTCTGCGAACTCTCCATCAAGGACTATACCTGCCTGCTCAGCTCTACGTGGCAGGAGCTGATCCTGCTCTCCTCGCTGACTGTTTACAGCAAGCAGATCTTTGGTGACCTTGCGGACGTCACCTCCAAGTACTCTCCCTCTGATGACGAGCTGCACAG ATTCAGTGAAGAGGGGATGGAGGTGATGGAGCGATTGATCTACCTCTTTCGCAAATTTAACCAGTTGAAGGTCAGCAACGAGGAGTACGCGTGTATGAAAGCCATTAACTTTCTAAATCAAG ACATCAGGGGTCTGACTAACGCGTCCCAGCTGGAGCAGCTGAACAAGCGGTATTGGTACGTTTGCCAGGACTTCACGGAGTACAAATACCCACACCAGCCAAACCGTTTTCCGGATTTAATGATGTGTTTGCCAGAGATACGATATATTGCAG GTCGTCCCTGTGACGCTGGCGGACGTGGCATCGTGTCCTACTCCCAGGGAGACGTACCTTGCTCTGACCTGCCACCCTTTAAGTACTTTG GAAAAATGGTGAACGTCCCCCTGGAGCAGCTGCCTCTCCTTTTTAAGGCCGTTCTACATTCCTGCAAGACGAGCGTGAGCAAAGAGTGA